The Fusarium oxysporum f. sp. lycopersici 4287 chromosome 1, whole genome shotgun sequence DNA segment TTGTCGTCAGCAGTGGGAATAGATGGGGCGGGAATGCCGTGAAACCGCGGGAGGGACCTTGAATCCGCTGCCTGTCATTCTTcaaggaaaaagaaagaaaaattCTACTCTAGATCGTTCTTGGAAGGCTAGGATGTGCTACTAATGCAGACCCGCTGTTGATGTTTCTTTGACGGGGCAGATAAGTCTCCTCTACTCTACATAAGGAATAACATACCCGGCCGGGTTTATTAAGCAGGAGCCAGGCTTGATTTTTGCCGTGGGGGGCCTGTTCGTTCTTTATGATCTGAGGACCCTTTGATAGTAGTCTTGGCATTGCACGGGTTGACGATGCAGGCTGCAGGCTGTTTCCCTGTGTGCCACTACGTATGTACGTGCATATGGGTATGCAAcagctgaagctgaagaaagcACCTGATGTCTCGCTGCTATTCCCGTCTGTATGTGTGACGTGAGGAATCAGCCCTTCAAAAGGTTCTGGCTACCTATGAACAGACTCGGGTACATAGCTGATTAGGTGCGTGTCAGCAACATCATGTGAATTGTAAGATGGTGTTGCGCCATCGTACTCGAGTGGTGTGAACGAATCCGGAATTCAAGCAAAAGACGAACTGGTGCAAAGACTCGGGCCAGGAGCACCGAATTGAGAAGCGCAGCTAGAGAGAAAGACCGGATGGATCAAGATGATGCTGGCATATACAATGCTAATGCGCCGCCGGAATAAAGTGGCATGTGTTGTAAGCCAGGCTAAGGCAAGATGCTGTATCGGTATGGATATGGATGTTTAGAATTGCCTCAGACGGCATGTCTAATGGGTCTACGGGGCATCGGATGAGGAGCCAGGTTAGGAAGCCCCACAGGTGGAAGAAGAATTGAGAATGGAAACCCTGCTGTTACTGTCCTGTACAGCATGTGCAGTGCATGTGTGTCTTGCATCTTGTGCAAAGTAACCTTGGCGTTGCAGTGTCGTGTCTGCTTTGGGCTGTGTTTGATAGGTAATAAAATGTGATAACCATGTTTTTATTCTTGGATTTTGACTCTCTTGACTCAGAAGATACATGAAAAGACAACCTAGGAAAAGAGACGCTGATAGCATAACGTACCTACCTATATTGTGCATGTCATGCCACGAAGTCAATATAACAATTATCCATCGTTGTTTTGCTACGCACGTCTACTCTAGTTGCATGCCCGCTTAGCTGAAGCCAACAACACATCTATCacaacgcaacgcaacgcaacgtTGATAAAACCCATGAACCTAAACCTGTAAGCGTGGATGTGGACTGGATCGGATAATCGTGCAGTTGTCAAGAGGGTATTCATTAGTTATCGAACATCCTTGAGCACACCAAAGTGCCAGTGGCACCCTTGTCGGAGCCGAGTTGACCAGGCTGTCATTGTCTTGGCTTGAGCAAAAAGACAGAATGAATAGCTGCATACAGGGTGATTCACTTACTCACGATACGCCAGCGGATACTTAAGGTATTTTCATACATAAGCACCAAAGTATGACCTCGTAATAGGCAAGGCATCTACATATTTCCTGCAGCCATCGTCATTCTCTCGGCTGCTATTCAGTCATTTCCCCTACTGCACATCACATCCGTCCATCCACTACTGTATTTATCACCACCACATGCACACACCCACTCACTACAACTCCCACTCACACTGATCCATCATATTCCGTCTGCTTTGCCTGCCCCCATAGCCGTTAGCTGCCCCATAACAACATGGGACCCCCCTCCGCTCCCCCCATGTTTAGTGGAAGAGAACCCTGGGCTAATGGCGCAAAATGCAATCACCACGAGGGCCTTGCCGAGGGACGAGGTGCAAAGTTCATCAATTGTTAGCTGCTGCAGAACCAGAAAAATGCGTGAAATGCAACCATGTCAGACCACGCCCATACCCTGCTCAGTGAGTGTCAGGGGTCGTAAGATAGACTGCGATTCGTCTGACGGGCCGATGCACCGTGCtcagaagcagaagctcgaGGTTGGAGAAATTGACTAATATTTttgtactgtactgtaaACAGACAATCGAATGCAAATGGGTTAAGTTAGCCATACGCGCAGTACAAGAATGGGACATTTCGCTGCTGGGTTCATAGTTTATCTAAATCTCCCTCTCTCACTTTCCTCAGAGGCTGGACCTTGGCTGGCGAGAAAGAAGGACAAGCGTCCTACGGTATTATACTGGATGTCTAAACTAAAGACTCAAGAATCACAAATCATGATGCCCAGCTTTAAACGGCTTCACGGCCGTGCCTTGGTTGCTACTGCTCCTGTTTACTGCTCTGGACCAGCTGCTTCGTCGACCATCAAGATGGCCCCTTCATCGGCTTCTTGGACAACTTGCCTGTGGCGAATCATCCTGAGTGTGTTGGCCCCTTCAACGGCGCTGCTCCAGTTTGGTTCATGGGCCGCTTCAGTCTTCGGCCCTCCTGTTCATGAGCTGTATCTTCAACCACACTTCTCCGCACTGCAAAAAGCGCCAATACAGACAGGCATCCCGTTTGAAATTTCAACCACCCCTGAGTTCAACTGCTTCAGTCCGAATCTTCCAAATATCACCATCTATGCGACAGGGGGCACTATCGCTGGATCTGCTAGTTCGGCTGACCAAACGACGGGATATCAATCAGCTGCGCTGAGTGTCCAATCCCTCATTGATGCGGTGCCACAGCTGTGCAATGTTGCCAACGTGAGAGGCGTTCAATTCGCCAACACAGACAGTATAGACATGAGTTCAGACATGTTACAGGCGTTGGCGGAGCAAATCCAGGCTGATCTCAACAGTCCATCTACACAAGGCGCTGTTGTGACGCACGGAACCGACACTCTGGATGAGTCGGCTTTCTTCCTTGATCTCACGATCCAGAGCGATAAACCCGTGGTTGTAACGGGTTCTATGCGTCCTGCGACGGCTATAAGCGCTGATGGACCCATGAATTTGCTGTCTTCAGTGACTTTGGCTGCTAGTCAGAACGCCAGAGGCAGGGGAGTCATGATTGCCATCAACGACCGCATCGGATCTGCTCGCTTCACGACAAAGGTGAACGCCAACCATCTCGATGCTTTTCAAGCTCCTGATAGCGGCTTGTTGGGAACATTTGTCAATATCCAGCCTGTCTTCTTTTACCCGCCATCACGGCCTCTGGGCCACCACCATTTCAAATTACAATCCAGACCTCCATCGTCAGCGCTGCCTCAAGTGGACATCCTCTACGCTTACCAGGAGCTCAGCGTTGGCATGTTCAAGGCGGCTGTTGATCTCGGCGCACGAGGTATCGTCCTCGCAGGCCTTGGTGCTGGATTCTGGACTTCCAAGGGCACTGAGGAGATCCGACGCATAGTCCGTGAAACCAAGATTCCCGTGATAGTGAGCCGTCGACCAGAAGGCGGTTTCGTGGGACCCTGTCAGGCAGGAATCGGAGCTGGTTTCCTTAACCCCCAAAAAGCGAGGATCCAGCTCCAACTCGCGCTTGAGGCCAAGATGGACAACGACGCCATCCGGGCTCTTTTTGAGCACGCGGGAGTGCACTAAAGGGGCAAAAGATCAAAGGTTCAGACCACAGCAGCATGATACATATTACCAACAGGACCGGTACCTTTTTAGAGGAATTTCCAAAAAGATCACGATCAAATAGGGAAACTCGATACAATTCGGAGGCTTACGCATGCATCAGAAAACGGTTTGGATCTTCAGGGCGCattttcttgtcttttcAGCGAATGTCAAAAATTGGGTGTGGCTATCTGctttttgttttgtttttgtttttgcAAAGATCATTTTTCGTTATTTCATCTGGGAGGCATTTTGAATCGGAGTGGCAAAATGGTTAATAGAACCAAACAATCATGGAGGGAGGCTATCTGCTTTTCGTTGTTCTGCATTGTTGTGCTTATAAAAGTTGATGCGAAGGGGTTGATAAAGCTAGTCCAGCAATCTGTTTTACGGGTGCTTGACATGCAGGagtataataaagttaattGTATTCAACATATATACTCAAATTACACCTTAACATGGTTCTCAAAGCAACTTATGAGCAAATGCCTAAAGCCAAGATACTCAAGCTGTGGACTTGTCGATAATCCTTGCTCATCAACACGCTCGTGGTGTGCCACGGGTAGCTGCACAAGTGACAgcggaagaagcaaaaaaaaagtcaCAACCGGAACTGCACGAAAGCAGGCAATAGCGGTCCAACAAGGGGGTCTAGAGAGGGAGCCAGGGCTCGCTACAACTGAAGATCCTTGATGTGTGGTTGACAGGGGAGTTGGACATGGAGGGTCGTTAAAAGCCCGAGTTGATGCCTCGGGGTTCAAGAAAGATCCGGAAGTATATCCATGCCTATTCCTTTCGCGAGATTGCATCATATAATTGCGATAAGTGAATGTCAAATGAAGAATTGGGGTTTGGTGTTTCCCATGATGTGATTTATGGATTTTCTCCCAAAACCATGAAATGGTGGTAAAGATATAGATAGCAATTTTTCAACCTGTCAAAAGAGCATGTGTAATTGAGTTTAGAGAGCATATAGTAATCATATAATGTTAGAATGATAGAATCCTAAGCTGGTTGGCggatgatgagattgatacTTGCTGATGTTCGTCTCGGTACGTAGACCACAGGTGGTTTTACGATCCACTACGACGGCCGAGCCGGAGAGAGAACCTGGATTGCGGCTGACTATAAATCGGAGAAGGAGATTTCAGTTCCAATTTTCTAATCAAACCCTCTAGAGGTTCCAATCAATTTGTAAAGTAAACATTTGCCTAGGAACGCATGGGTGTAATTGCAAAAGTTTATCAGATTAAAATCGTCATGCACTCTATTAATGACTTCCCCCAGATTGAGACATAGAGGAGGAGCCTCCCGTTCGGCCTCAACGCTCCACGCGTACTCCCCATATTTTATCCCTTTACTTGTAAAGCTTGTCATAACATCAATACACCCATCCAAATAGCCTTCTCGAATCATGATAAACTAAACTCATATCTAAGTTCATATTCGTTTATTCCCGCTACAACGCGTCAGCCACCTCGTATAagcttatccttattattatctaGCCGACTACCATCGGACAAAACAACCCTGACACAGACACGCCACCACCGAATCAAGGCAGGCCAAAATTCCTACTCCAGATCGAGATCAACCACTTTTTCATCCCTTCCATTCTCACTCATGATTTGATTTGCTCAGCCGTCCTTCTCTCCCCTGGGCAGAGACCGTTACCCCATGGTTGAACAGTTGGGGTCAGGGCAGGAAATACAGTAACAACAGTCACTCGTTTCAAGTTAATCGACCGATCACGCCCAATCGATTCATTGCGACGTCAGCGAACATCCCGCATGTCGGCCAAGATAACCTCAATACACTCGTTTTACCCCCTCGCCAAGCCATCATGTTCCAAGATCGTTCTGGGGCCGAGGTGCCATCACGCCCTGAATCACCGAAAGCCAGTTCAAAGGTCAATGTTCGTCGTCGCAACAGTGGTGCCGGTCGTTCCGCGCCATTGGTCAATCGCATAAAGGATGTTGCTGCAGATGTATATCAGAAGACCGTTGTTGAGCTTATTCTGCGTCGCAAACATGTTACTGTGTCGACTGATGGGCGACGCATACCTCTCGAACTCGAACACGAAACCCCTTTAATCGATACTCGTCGTGGTCTTGCATATGTCTCGAACAGCATCCGAACGTCAAGATATACAGTATGGGACTTTATACCCAAGCAACTTTTCTTTCAGTTCTCTCGCGTTGGAAACTTTTATTTCCTTTGCGTTGGTATACCGCAGATGGTGTGTATGAGCGGAACCTTGAAGATGGATTTGTTGCTAACAGCTACACCAGGTCCCAGGCCTTTCGACGACCGGGTCCTACACTACTATTCTACCGCTTTTATTCTTTGTGATGTTGACAATTGTCAAAGAAGGTTACGATGACTATCGAAGGTATCGCCTGGACAAAATCGAGAACGCTGGCTTCGCGACTGTGCTTGGACGAGAAGATAAATACACGGGAAAGCTACAACCAGTTAATAAGTGGACAAAGCTTAACCCGTTTTTGACCCATTCGACCGCTGAACCGTATCCCGTACCGGAGGAGGAATTCAATGGATTGCGTTGGGTTCCTGTGAGATGGAGCGAGATCAAGGTCGGAGATGTCATCAGACTTTGCCGAGACGAGCCTATTCCCGCAGACCTTGTCTTGCTACACAGTGACGGGGAGAACAAGCTGGCGTACATCGAAACCATGGCTCTCGATGGAGAGACCAATCTCAAGAGCAAGCAGGTCACGCCCGCTTTGGAAGGCTGCGACACGATCGAGGGGATTTCCAAGTGCAAGGCGGATTTTGTCGTTGAGAACCCAAACCCTGACCTCTACAACTTTGACGGTCGCGTGACAGTCAGCGGAAAGACTGTGCCCTTGACTTCAAATGAGGTTATTTATCGCGGAAGTGTTGTTCGCAACACCAATACAGCAATTGGGCTTGTAATCAACACTGGCGAGGACTGCAAGATTCGCATGAACGCCAACAAGCACCCAAAAGCCAAAAAGCCAGCCCTAGAGCGAGTTGTAAGCAAAATCGTCGTTACTCTTGCCACTTATGTTGTGGTCCTATCTGTTGGGGTGTCTATGGGCTATGTCAAATGGCAAAAGAGCACAGAAAGGCATTCATGGTATCTGGAACAAGCCAAGGTGCCTTTCTACCAGATCATCATTGCATTCATTATTATGTTCAATAACGTTGTACCCCTGTCGCTTTATATCAGCCTCGAAATCGTCAAAATCGGCCAGTTGCTGATGCTGAACTCGGATGTTGAAATGTATGATGAAGAGACTGATACCCCTGCCCGATGCAATACGAATACTATCCTTGAGAATCTGGGTCAGGTGGGATATGTCTTCTCAGACAAGACGGGAACCTTGACGGACAATATCATGAAATTTCGAAAGATCAGCGTTGCAGGAACTGTTTGGTTGCATGAGATGGACCTGGAACCAAAGGTCGATGAAGCTGAGGCTTTTAAGCTCGATGAAGAGTCAGAGCCAAGTGAGCCCTCAGTTTACAAGACAGACCCCGTCACGGTCGTTATCAGAGAGGAACAGGCTGAGGCGTCGAATGAACCATCCACACCACTAGCTCTCGCCTCGCCATCTCGACCCTCCATGTCTCATCGCCCATCTATGGCACCCTCGAGACCTTCAATGGCGCCTTCGCGCAATTCATTTGGAAGTCGTAGGTCTTCGTCCCAATGGCGCTCAACGGGACGACCGGATCATATTCAGCCCGACGTTACCACGAATGATCTTATTGAATACCTACGCCTCCGCCCTAACTCAGGTTTTGCTAGAAAGGCGAAGCAGTACATTCTCGCCGTAGCTCTGTGCCATACCTGTTTGCCTGAATATAAGGAGAACGGAGAGTTAGTGTTTCAAGCAGCATCTCCCGACGAGCTAGCTCTCGTCAGGGCTGCTCAGGAACTTGGTTACCTTGTCGTTAACCGAACGACGCAAACCATCACTCTTCGGGTCACTCAGCCTGACGGCCACGAGGAAGAGCTCAAGTACGAGGTCCTGGACGTGATTGAATTTACCAGTGCAAGGAAAAAGATGTCGATCGTTGTTCGTTTCCCAGACGGTCGTGTGTCGGTCATCTGTAAAGGTGCCGACTCTGCTATCTTACCTCGTCTGAAGATGTCGCAGATCGCCAAGCAGAAAGCTAGTGAGGTTCGCAAGAGCGCTGAGCTTGAGCGCGAGATGCACCGACGCAGCGAGCAGCAAGAGCCACGCAACAGTTTTGGTGGTAGGCCTAGTCTCACCATCCGACGAAACCCAGGCGTGTCGAGGGATCGGAGTACAAGCAGACGACCCAATGTGGATAGAAGCAAGTCGTTCGAATTTGGCCGACTTTCTAGACGCTCGGAGGATAAGCCCCGTCTGTCCATTGCGACTCGCGGTGTGTCAATCGATCTCCCTCGAGGCCAGTATTTGAGCACTCCCGTTCATTACCAGCAACCAGTTCCCGAACACCTGGCCTTCCTCGAGGATCCAGCTCTGCTTGACGACTCTGAGACATTTGCTAAGTGCTTTAAGCATCTGGATGACTTTGCCACCGAAGGTCTTCGGACGCTACTCTTTGCGCAAAAGTTCATCACGGAACAAGAGTATCAGGCCTGGAAAAAGACTTGGGACGAGGCTACGACTAGCCTCAGTGATCGTCAACAGCGCATTGAGGATGCCGGCGATATGATCGAGCAGTCGTTTGATCTTGTTGGTGCAACTGCCATCGAGGATAAGCTACAGAAGGGCGTCCCTGAGACAATTGAGAGGTTGCGAAAGGCCAATATCAAGGTCTGGATGCTTACAGGTGATAAGCGAGAGACCGCTATCAACATCGCTCACTCCGCCAGAATTTGCCGGCCCGGTTCAGATCTCTATATTCTCGACATTTCCAAGGGAAGTCTTGACTCGCAGTTGATTGCCCTGCAAGAGGATCTTTCAACTGGCTCAGTCCATAGTGTGGTTGTTATTGATGGCCAAACGCTTGCGGCTGTTGAAAAATCGCCAGAATTATCTGCTACATTCTTTAAGGTGATGTTGCAAGTCAACTCGGTCATTTGCTGCCGTGCCTCTCCAGCGCAGAAAGCACTACTTGTAACCACCGTCCGGTCGCGCCTCAAGAAATACCATGGTAGGAAACGTCGAGGCCTAACCCTGGCCATCGGTGATGGTGCAAATGACTTGGCCATGATCTCAGCCAGCCACGTGGGCATTGGTATATCTGGAAAGGAAGGCCTGCAAGCAGCTCGCGTGGCAGACTATGCCATTGCTCAATTCCGGTTCTTGCAGAGAATGCTGCTTGTCCATGGACGATGGAATTACGTCCGTACCGCCAAGTTCATTCTTTACACATTCTGGAAGGAAATGTTCTTTTACCTGCCAACAGCGCAGTATCAAAGATACACCGGCTATAGCGGCACGTCTCTGTATGAAGCTACCAGTCTGACGGTTTTCAACACACTTTTCACGAGTCTCTGCGTTATCTGCATGGGAATTTGGGAGCAAGACCTCAGCGCCGAGACACTGTTGGCCGTTCCCGAGCTTTATGTCTATGGACAGCGCAACCAGGGCCTCAACATCTGGAAGTTTGGTCGATGGATGCTTCTTGGTGCCATTGAGGGTGTGGTCTGTTGGTATGGCGTCTGGGCTGGCTATGGTTGGATCACACCGGCAGCGCGCGACCAAGGCTTGTATGCCCTGGGGACGCTCGCATTTTCAGTTGGAGTTCTCTGGATCAACTGGAAACTTTTGTAAGTGACTACCTCGCTTTGGTACCGTTTCGTGACTAACGTAATTAGCATTTTCGAAACCCATTACAAATCTACCGTTGTAATGGCATCCTTCTTTATTACTACTGTCGGCTGGTTCGCTTGGCTGTGCTTCCTCGACGCAGCCTTTGCGGGCCGCCCGTCTGGGCCATACGCTATTCGAAATAGTTTCACGGAAGCATTCGGGGCCGACGCAGTATGGTGGGCAACATTATTCATCGTACTCGGGCTCCTGGGTCTGTTCGAGATCGTGCTCAAATGCGTGAAGCGTCTTCTCCTAATTGCTGGACTTTGGGATTGGCCGCCCTGGGGAAAGAGTCGTCGCGGTGAGAACATCGAAGAATGGGACGTTGAGCTATGGCAGGAGTTAGAGCAGGATCCGGCGTTACGAGAGCGCTTAAAGCGACTTGCTCGTGATGAGCaggtggaagaggaggatgaatTCGAGAACGGCATTGAGGAAGGGATCCGGGGACGTTGACGTGAGTGATTATGGCGTTTTGATACCCTATAGATAATCAGTACTTTCATGTCATTGGGATTGTGTTGCTCGTTGCATAGATTTGGACATGAAACACGACATAGCAAGGAATCTTCTTTCACACACGGTCAAATTATTCGCTCAGTACCTCAACCTCTATCTCAACACCTGCCTCTGGCTGCTTTAGCCTCGCTACAAACTCCTCACCCAGTGTTGCGGGTGTCAAAATACCTCCACGTCTGTGAGCAGGTATAATTCCTTGCAGAAGGACCAATGCCGCTTGGGTCAGGGCCACGCCTGTGAACACATACGGATCACCACCATATGCGAACTTGACTTCAACTTTCGGAACAGGCTCAGCTCCTTTGTTGTCTGCTATAGCCAGAAGGCGATACTTGAAATAGTGGCTTCTACGCGCTTCCTCAGAGGGACCTGTTCCTGGTGGGAACATTCGGGCGGCCAAGTAGCGTATAGGAGGTATTTTTGTGATTGCATTTGTGAGAAGGGAGAGGCTTGTTCGAAACATCAATGCTGATAAAGCATTAGAACATCTCATTCgtgacgagaagaagaaatccTCTCCGTAGCCTTCTGGGCTCGGGAAGTCTGGTCCATGACCAGCGTATAAGCCCCAACTTCGGCCGACGAGAGTCTTTTCAATCTGTGCATGGGTGCTTTCCACTAGAACACCCAGTTCATCAACAATTTGGACGTCAAGAGCGTTGGGGGGCGGGAGAACCCCGTTTTTGGCCACCTGTTGTTCAGTCCTTGGCACAGGAGATAGATCAAAAGGGGCGATGTTGACGGGTTCGAGGCTACACAGTGAGTTGAGGCTTCCACCGCTGAAAGAACCGCGGACGTCTTCAAGACAGACCAGGACTTCACGAGTAGGAAGGGAAAATTGACGTTGAAGTTTTAGAGCGGCGAGATAGACGGATAGATCTGCGGGAACGGCAGCCCAGCCTGCGGTCATGATAATCTAGCAGCGTCAGACAAATATCGGAAAAGTAGACAGCTTAATGATCATACTCTTGAACCTGAGTTACAGGCTGTCGTGTCATACTGGGCGATAATATCTCGCATCCAGGCGGGCTCTCCGCTACTTTGTTGGTGTAAGTCGGAGTGTGACCTACACGCTGTGAGATGGTGTATGCTTACCAATCCACATAATCGGTGCCGTTCTCAGCGCAGGCTCTGATCACAGCCGTTCCACATGTGGTAGCATAAGGACCAATAGTATTTATAACCACACGGGATGTCTTGACGAGTTCGGAGATGGCTTCGTCGGAGGCGAGGTCAAGAGCGTACACAGTGCCTATAGGCTTTTAATAAGTGGATATAATACGAGGGGGTACAACAGACATTTTGGTTCTTCAAGCTGAAGCTCTCTGTGTAAGACTTGGAGTTTACTCTTGTTGCGACCTGCGATGGCCCACGATACATTCCCCGGGAGGACTTGTGCCATGTATGATGCACACAGGCGGCCTGTGTAGCCCGTTGCACCTAGGAGGACAATGTCGATCATTATGTTGACGTGGACGTTGGCGCTATCTATAAATGAGACATCAAGATACATAAATATACTTGTCCATCTCCCTTATAAGCTGGACTCTGTGTCCTTCCAACGGCTGCTCCGGCCAAGACGGCCCCACGCATCGGTCTGACTGATGGCCCGGCCGGAGAGATATAAAGGCATGGAATAGGATGACGGCGCAATAGAGGAACCGGCCCTGACATGCATGTCACCAAATCAGGAGCAAATAGAAATATCGGATATTTGTTCTTCCTTTGCTTGTTAGATTTGTCACGTTGTagcctcatcatcctcgtctcTCAACGTCTGTATCCTCCTGGTTAACCACACCCTCGGATCTTTCTGGGCGATCTGGGATCTTTCCGATGATTTCCATACTCCTAAAAGTGTATACAACGAGTGCGAGTGCAATGAAAAGGATGCCAAAGTTTGTCCAAGCTCCAGCGCGAAGACCCTTTAGAGACGGTGCATCCCATTCCTTGACCGATCCAACATCTTGAACACTTACACCTCTTTCCTTAGCCATGACAGATGACTGTATCGAAGTGGCAATAGCCAGTGCAATAGCACGACCGATCATACCGGAAGAGTTGATAAGTGCACCGCCAACAGCTTGATCCTCTTTGGGGAGGGAATGTGAAGTAAAGAGCGTGAGGCAAGGCCAGGCCGTGTCGGCTCCAACAACAGAGAGAATCATAGCCCAGAATCCCCATGCAAAGTATGATGTCGTCGGGGGGATTGGCACGGCGTATAAAACAGCAGCAATGCAAACAGCCACATGT contains these protein-coding regions:
- a CDS encoding L-asparaginase — its product is MGHFAAGFIVYLNLPLSLSSEAGPWLARKKDKRPTVLYWMSKLKTQESQIMMPSFKRLHGRALVATAPVYCSGPAASSTIKMAPSSASWTTCLWRIILSVLAPSTALLQFGSWAASVFGPPVHELYLQPHFSALQKAPIQTGIPFEISTTPEFNCFSPNLPNITIYATGGTIAGSASSADQTTGYQSAALSVQSLIDAVPQLCNVANVRGVQFANTDSIDMSSDMLQALAEQIQADLNSPSTQGAVVTHGTDTLDESAFFLDLTIQSDKPVVVTGSMRPATAISADGPMNLLSSVTLAASQNARGRGVMIAINDRIGSARFTTKVNANHLDAFQAPDSGLLGTFVNIQPVFFYPPSRPLGHHHFKLQSRPPSSALPQVDILYAYQELSVGMFKAAVDLGARGIVLAGLGAGFWTSKGTEEIRRIVRETKIPVIVSRRPEGGFVGPCQAGIGAGFLNPQKARIQLQLALEAKMDNDAIRALFEHAGVH